The DNA region TTTTCTAAGTTTTTTAAGTTCGATTTCATTAAATTTATATTTGTTACCAAGAACTATCAAGTCTTACTCCAAAGAAGTTAATAATTTTATATTTTATCTTAAATTATCTTTATAAGAGTTAAAATTCTGTATTTAAAATAGATTATTAATGAAATATTGTTAAAATATGATAATAAATTTTTGAAGAGGACAAATGACTATTTTTGCAAGTGAGTGGTTTGTAACTTTTGGTATGCCAGTTTTAATTTGCTTAGCTAGGATTATTGATGTTACGATGAGCACAGTTAGAATTATTTTTGTTTCAAAAGGGCAAAAATTTCTAGCTCCGGTTTTAGGCTTTTTTGAAACTTTAATCTGGCTTTTGGCAATTACATCTATTATGCAGCACCTTGATCAGTGGCAAAACTATGTTGCCTATGCACTTGGCTTTTCTCTTGGAACTTTTTCAGGAATAATTATAGAAAATAAAATAGCCCTTGGTCATGTTATGGTAACTCTTGTTACTAAAACTGATGCTCATAGACTTATAAAAGCTTTAAGAGATCAAGGATACTGGGTTACTGAAACTTCTGCTATAGGAAATGATGGTTTTGTCAGTATGATGGTAACTATTATTAAAAGAAAAGAGATTAAAAACATTATGCCACTTATTAAAAGGCACAACCCATGGGCAGCTTACACAATAAGTGATATGAGATATGCAAATCCTGG from Campylobacter ureolyticus includes:
- a CDS encoding DUF2179 domain-containing protein — its product is MTIFASEWFVTFGMPVLICLARIIDVTMSTVRIIFVSKGQKFLAPVLGFFETLIWLLAITSIMQHLDQWQNYVAYALGFSLGTFSGIIIENKIALGHVMVTLVTKTDAHRLIKALRDQGYWVTETSAIGNDGFVSMMVTIIKRKEIKNIMPLIKRHNPWAAYTISDMRYANPGIVNVPVTYDVKRKIRRIRRDENLLEDNS